A segment of the Fusarium oxysporum f. sp. lycopersici 4287 chromosome 4, whole genome shotgun sequence genome:
GTGGTACAGGTCCTTTGAAGTTGCATGGCCCCAATGCTGGTTACCCGCGACTACATCAGTGGGATTATACTGATAGTACAAATGCCAAAGACCATCAGCATCGCGGAACATGCCATTGGGGTCATTCATGAAATGTTGGGGAGGCGAAAAGTGAATTTGAGGACGGTATGTGCCATTGTAATCGCCTGTAATAGGTGTTCCTGTTGGTACGGAAAGAGTAGTGGAAGACTGGGCGGCACTGAGCCGGATGAGACCAGCGACGGTCGAGAACAAAAGACCTctcatgatgatcaagatgcAGAACTGTATCTTGCTGAGCAATTCAACTTTTCGAGGATTATATGACGCTTATATACTTAAACTCCCTCATCAGCCCATACCGTCTCAACGACATCGGCACCGATCCAGCGGTTAGCGTTTTTCTTCCCCGCGTTCATCTCCAGGCAAGAAACACGCCAATCTGGAGAAGAGGTGATGTCAGAGCCATAGGTTAATCTGCTGGTTGTGGGGAAGACATGGGAAATGGACCGACTTGGCGAGGTAGTGTCGGACCGATattcatcgtcatcgaaTGGAAGACGAGGTTCAAGTTATGAGTGTAGATCTTGTCTTGAATGGTGTTGCGGTTGGAGTTTGCTACCCCACATCAACGGCCCGACAGTTGAGATGATAGAAGTTTATCGTGGGAGTCGGATCATGGGGAAAGTTTAAGTGAGGTGAGACATTCCGAGATGAAGCGATTTATCACTGGTAGTTGAGATATCGTGCAATAGAGTGAATATGAACATGTATTTATTGTAATGGCTTGATCGATTGGGCATTTTTGGAGGATGGACGGGGTGAGAGAGGCATTAAGATGCAGGGTAGTTGGTGGGGTTGACTGCAGGGTTGGTGATGACAGTAACATTGCACCGGATACTCGGAAAGAAAAATATGCTCACATGATGAGAAAAGAACAGTATTgtaataaaaaaaaagaaaagagagagaaaaagtACATGCAAGAAATATCCACAAACTCCAGGCACCTCTATCCTACCTCGTACCCCGGCCGTATTGCTCCTAACGACAACATCCTTCATCTGCTCATCACAGCAGTATCGCCCTTGTCATCGCTAAACTCCACCTCCAGCGCCGTCAAAAATTGCTTCAATCCCTGCTTCTTCGCTTGACCAAACCATTGGAGCACCTTTGCAGTGGGAAGCTCCTTCAACTCTGGCAATTGCTCGCAGAGGTTCGCAAATTCACCCATGCTCAATGTCTTTGTGCCCGCGTGCTCGATGATTTGTACTCCGTCTTGTGATTGATCAGAAGGCTGGAGAACCGTGTCGACGATGCAATTGGAGATCTGATCAATTGGCGCGAAATGGCCTGTACCGTTCAGACCCGTGGGATCGGGGCGCAGAGAAATGGCTTTcgcgagacgaagaagctcATCTGACGTGATGGTATCCTCATCACCAGTCTGCCCATCTCCCAATGTTGGTGCTGGGCGGTGAATAAACACAGGCAATCCAGCTCGCTTCGCAGCATCACGCAACAATCCTTCAGCAGCCCACTTTGACGCGACGTATCCATTGCTGCCATCGACAGGTGGATGTCCATCTCCATACCGTTTGACAGCTCCACTGGACAACACGTGAACTGGAAGACGGTGGGGAAGCGCGAGACGAACGAGTTCCGCGACGCTGGTAACGTTGACGGCGCGAAGGGAACGGTAATCATCCCAGAAAGAACGATTGGCACCGCAGTGGATGATCACGTCGACACTGTTGCTGAGACGCGTGAAATCAGCGTCGGATAGACCCAGGTTGGGTTGGCTGAGATCTCCACGCCACAGAGTTACTTTGTCGCTGGGATCCGTGATTGACGCGTCGCGGATAAGACAGTGTATCTCAGACACTTGAGGAGACTCGGCAAGATGGAACATCAAATTTCGCCCCAAGAACCCAGTCGCGCCAGTGACAAGAACGTGTAGAGAACCATCCGCCTTCTGCGACGCGACCTGCGGTAAGCTCAACCATTCATCGGGAATCTTGGTCTCCCTCTCCCAATCGATATCACCACCACTGACCTCATCATTCACCAGTGCTGCCATCTCACGAAGCTTACTAGCAGCCATGAGGTTCAAAAGCCTAAGCGACACGTTGAACTCCTTCCTGATCATGCCCTGAAGTTTGATCAGTAGCAGCGAGCTTCCGCCGACGTGGAAGAAGTCGGTGTCTGCTGTGATGGCAGCAGAGGCACTCGCTGGGACCAGAGTCCTCCACATCTTTGCGATCTTTTTCTGTGTCTCCGACTCAAGActgccttcttcaacagctgcGTCATTGGCCGTAGCGGGAGTGAAGGCGGGGAGAGGAAGGGCTGCGATCGCGTTGCGATCAGGCTTCTGATGCGCTGTCAATGGGAAGCGATCAATTGGCATCATCAAAGCTGGGAGCATGTAATGAGGCAGAGGGAGTTTGGAGATGATCTTGCGCAAGAAGGACTCTACTTCAGGACGACGAAGACTCTTGTCAGCGACAACGATATGGGCGACAAGGAAgccgtcatcatcatggtcCTCATGTCGATCCTCAGGGTATCGTAGAGTCACAACAGCATCTGACAGAACGCCATGAGCTGCGCTCAAGATAGCGCTCTCAACGTCGCCCAACTCAATCCGATAGCCGCGCAGCTTGACCTGGGTACCGCCCTCAATACGACCCAAGATATCGACCATACCGTTAGCACGAAGTTTGCCCCGGTCTCCAGTACGATACATGATCTTCCACTGCTTTGACGAAGTCCACGGATCTGGCATGAACTTCTCTTTGGTAAGATCCGGACGTCCAAGATAGCCATCTGCTACACCAGCGCCGCCTACCACAATCTCACCAGGATAACCACGTGGAACGAGCTTCATGTTCTCGTCGACAATGTACGTAGAGTAATTGGCACAAGGGAAGCCAACATCAGTGACGTATCGCATCTGCGCTTTTTCGCCCTCAGCATAGTCATTGAAGTCAAGTTCAATCCTGTTGGTAACAGTTGTCTCAGTCGGACCACAGTGATTGAAGACTCTGAGATGAGGAAGTTCAAGACCAGCAAACGCGCGAACAAGCCCAGTTGACAGAGGCCCACCCGACGAGGAAGCATTCTCCCAAACTGTGCAATTGAGAAGAGGGTCTCGAGCAAAGCGATGCCAGATGCTATACTCCGACGGCGTGCACATCGTATACGTAATGTTGTGTCGGGCGATCATATCGACTGTACCAAGAGGGTCGCCCCGCTTCGAGCTAGGAACGACGAAGACACAACCGCCGTTACAGAGCGCAAGCATGGTCTGATCAATTGAGAGATCAAAGCTGAAAGCGCTCTGTTGAAGGACTCGGGCAGCGTAGCTAGGTTTATCCTGTTCTTGGACAATGGCGTGCGGTTCAACGAGCGCTTTGAGACTTCGATTCGTGTGGATGACGGCCTTCGGAATGCCTGTTGAGCCGCTTGTGCAGAGGATCATAGCCCTCTGGTCAGGTTGAGCTCGGATAGATACTTCAGGTGTAGAAGATCCAGCGACGGGAACGTGGATCATCTGGGCGGATTGAGTTCCCAATTGATCAAAGTTGTCGGCTGTAGAGTTGTCAACGAGAACTGCTTGGGGTTGAGCAACCTGCACATTGGCTGCTAATCGAGGCATCCCGATGGGAGGATACAAGGGCACGTAGGTCATGCCCAGCTTGAGAATCGCGAGCATGGAACAGATCCAATCGACACCAGTTTCTTGGAAGACACCGATGAAGTCATTCTCGCTCAAACCAGCTGAGATCAAAGAAGAGGCGATCTCATCGATACGACGGCCCATTTGCTCATAGGACAATTGACTCGTTTCATCGTCAAGTGCCGGCGCAGACGGGTTTTCGTGGATCATTTCTTCAATGCGGTGCGAGAGCGTGTCGGCGTTAGGCCAAGCATCAATCGTAGGACCCAGAGAAATAGACAAGTCATCTTCATTCCATGGTGGAAGCGACTTCAATGCCATCTTCGAGCCAGCCTCATCCGCCGTAACCTTTCTCAAAAGATTGGTATACGCCCTGATAAGCATCTCAGCATGCTCCCCATCATACAACGTCGATTGGACCTCAACACCGACTCGAACACTCCCGCCATTCTGTTCATCAGAGTCATCAAGGATATAAAATGCAATATCACTACCTTGGCGCTCTGCTCGACCGGTGCCCATCTCAGCCCTGCAGTCGCCAAGTCTGAACCACTCCTTGTGCGAAACGCGGTAGTCAATCAGCACTTGCGCGACGGGTACTGCATCGCCGTGGCGGGTGATGCAGAGTTCTTTGAGCAGAACATCGAGGGGAAGAACGGAGTGCTCGAGGGCCTTGTAAGTCTTTGTGCGAGCGGCTTTGACGGCATCTGAGAAGGAGAGTTTGTTGTAGTCCGTGCGATCGAAgcggaggaagagggtatTGACGAAAAGGCCGATCGTATCCATGAAATCCTTATCGAGTCTGTTGGTATCATCCATGGCGACGAACAAGCGATCAATGGAGTCGGGCATCAGACCGAAGAGCAGAGTCTGAAGGGCTGCGACGTAGACGTGAAATGAAGTTGAGTGATTGGCCTTGGCAAGCTTCCTGATGCGCGCTGCTTCCGAAGGCTCAAGAGTGATCTCCGCGTTGTAACAACTGTAGTTCTCGAGTAACTTCCTGTGGCTGACCTTTGCAAAAGGTAGAAGAGGAAGTGGCTCGGGCTCGGGCATGATGAGCTTGCGATAGTACTCAATCGCCTTCCTCCACTCGAATGGCTTCGACAGGTTCTGCTGACGTTGCTTGGCAATATAAGCTCGGTACTGCTTCGCATCGGGCAAAGTAGGAATCGATCCATTGGCGTTGTAGGCTTTTGCCAGGTCGCGCCAGAAGATCTCGAGACTGTAACCATCAAAGACGATGTGATGGAATGCTAACACGAGCCAGTGCTCAGTATCGGACTGGGAAAGAAGTGAGAGTTTGATGGTTTCCCAGTCGCCGAGGTTCCAAGGGTGAGAGTGAAGCCATTCCATCTCTTGCTCAACATCGGCTTTGCTAGTGATGTGTCGCGATgtgaggtggaccgttgGCTTGGAGAGAACGCCTTGCATGGGCGTCTCCAGGGACTTGCCTCCAAACTGTGATACTGGTCAGCTTCGTTCTCATAACAGAGTACATCAATTGCTCCGGCGAAAAGATCGGAGTAGTCACTTACAAAGAATCTCGTTCGTAAGATCTCATGCCTCTTCGCAACACCTTCCAACGCTCTCTCCAActttccaacatcaacccTACCCTTCAAATGCGCCGAAATCGTAACATTAAACGTAGTCTTATCCTCCAACGCCGTAGTAAGGAACCAAAATCGACTTTGAACAAGGGACATCTCATCGACAATCTCACTGGAACTCTTCACAATCTCCTCCCGCCTCTTCGCCGCCGCTTCTTCATGCTCATGGCGCTTTCTGGCTGCCTCGTCTTCGAGCTCTCGCTTATGCCTGTCATCCGATCCATTGTTATTCTTCATGTCGCTCAGAGATGGGGGGATGCTTGCCGTGTCAGCTCCCGCTGTGCTCTTTGCAGTTGTGGAAACATCTGTCGCTGAGCTTTGTGAGACAGCGTCAGAGTCGCCAGTCACAATGTCTGAGCTGGAGCTTGAGGTTGAAGTCTCGGGAAGCTTCTTGTCACTGAGCGGCTGTCCAGCATTGCTtgcctcgtcatcatcgcggtcgaggtcgagaagagCCTTGGGAATTCTCTCCAGCGCATCGCTTGCGAGATCAAGAATTGAGTTACCACCAAGAATCTTCAGAACAGGCATATCGGTGTCGAGTTCCTTCAAGAACCACGATCGCACGTCCACAGCGACAAGCGAATCAACACCTTGGTCCACCAATGCCAGCGACTCGGGAACGTCAGTCTCTGCAGGAATGCgcagcatcttcttgagcttcaaagTGAAAGCATCAGTGATGACCCTTAGCGCTTGGTCTTTGCTCGTTACACGCTTCAATTGGCGACTAAGCGACACAGCAGCTGCGTTACCTGACGCATCAGCATCTGCATCGCCGTCAACTCGCTCAATCAACATGTTACTGAACTTGGAGTCATGAATGAAGAATGACTTGTGCTCATCATCCGAGAACTGAGGCATGATACCCTGCGAGATCTCACCGCCCTCAATATCCTCAACAGGACCGAAGCGCTGGCCAGCGAGAATCGCCTCGGCAATGAGTTGATGAAGACCTTGAGCCGAGGTATTGGCGATACCAATGTCCTTGAAAAAGCTCGCGTCATAGATCTTCTGTCGCTCAATGTAACCGAGACCGATGAGGGcactgatgttgatgatggacgCAGCGAGGCCACGCTTGCGGCGGTTGTTGACGAGGGAGGCCATGAACATGTTGGCAGCGGCGTAATTGGCTTGACCTCGAGATCCGACAATACTAGCTGCTGAGCTGAACatgaggaagaagtcgagCTTAGTATCCGCGAAAAGTTCATCGAGGTAGATGCTACCATTGACCTTTGGTGCGAGGACCTTGTTCAGATTTGCAGCATCCATGTCCTTGAAGAGAACATCTTGCAAAAGCATAGCACCATTGGCAACGCCTGCGATTGGTGGCAGCGTGCGGGTGATGGCCTGGTAGCACAGATGAAGAGACTCTTTGCTAGTGATGTCAAGCTTGCGCGGGACGACAGTGACACCAGCTTGTTCCATGTTATCAATGAATCGCTGATCGACCTTAGGATAACGACTAGTCAGCACGACATATCGTGCTCCATGAGCGGCCATCCATTCACAGCACGATTGACCCATCTCGCCTGAGAGACCGACGAGAAGGTAGGTCTTGTCGGATCGGAAGATGTCGGTGTGATGGTCGAGCGGATGAACGCGCACTGGTACTGATGGAGCAGTCCAGTCGAGGAGGTGCAGCGACTGGCCAGTTGGTGCAGAGAAACCCTCGATGTGGTTGAGCGGGATAGTTTCACGATCGCGAGCTTCAATGACCATGCTGCTCGCCTTACTCCAAGCAGCTTGGAGTGCAGCCTTCGCATCCCCTAGATCACCTGTGCGAACCTCGACGCGATTTCGGATCAGCGACTTCTCCGTGCGAGCGTACCATGGAAGGCACTCGGTCATGGCAGACGCGACAATTGAAGAAGGACTTTTGGGCGCTGAGAAGTCGACCAGAAGCGAGGAGCTGGTCAAAGGAGGGAGAACCTTTCTGATAGCGCGGGATGACATCTCCTGCGCCAACCACGTGGTCTTGCCAGGGAGATACTGAGGCTGCTGACCTTCAATCAGACAGCCTGTGAAGCTGACGCGCCATGATGGTGCGGGATGCGACTCGAACAAGTTCATGATTGCAGTGCGCACTAAAGGATCAGCCTCGTGAATGACGATGTGACTGCCCTTCTGTTGGGGTACCAATGCCGCAATCTGAGCAGCGACGATGTGCGCCGCGGTCGACAACAGAGCCATTGAAGACAGCTCCTCCGAAGCACCAGCTGGAAGAGCGACCGTGAGGTCCTGGGGGGTTGTCGCTGGTGTCTCAGCAGAAGGTGTCAAGGCGAGAACCCGTTTACCATCAGCATCGCCAACGCAAAGACGGAGGTAACCCAAGGTGCCAATCCTCAAAGCCTGGAGAAGTGACTTTCGGATGCGAACCTGGTAGCTTGGGACAGCAGCATCAGTCTCAGGCTGAACACGCAGAGGCGAGATCTGCCCGATGACCGGAGCTGCCACTGGCGCATTGGCACTGGCATTGAGACTGAATGAAGTCTTGGGTGATTGAGGATCAACATCCTCATGTATGATACGACGGATTGAGTTGAAGCGATGGTTCAGTTCCTTGTTGACGTTCAATCGCGACATGTaagtcttcttctcaacgaCTCGCACCTCAGACTCTTGAGTCCATTGAAGTTTGTCGTTCAGATCAGCGCCATTGGCAATCTCTTCGCGCTTCCACTTGTCAAGAAGTTCAATACGTCTAAGAGCACTTGCGACGAAAGACGGTACCCAAGACCCATCCCCAACGGTCGCACTATCGAGATCAACCGTCTGAAGAGTGATACTGGGGTACTCTTGACGAATTGATCGCGCAAGACCGACGACCATGTTGTTGTAGGGTTGCTCTGATGCTGCGCCCTTGGTGGCCCAGAGAATGTTACGGCCACGAGCCCATAAGGTCTTGAGACCGTCGAGCTTGGGGTCTGTGACGGTGCGGAGAACGGGTTCATCGAGTTCGGTCAGGCAGAGAACAGAAGAGCCTTCGGGGAACTGATCTTCGGTGATGTCGTTGAGGGCTTCAATTGACCTGAAGTGGCTTGTGGTCTGATAAAATGGCGCGACAAGAGACTtagtcttctcaacaagatccatcATACCAAGAGACTTTCCGCCGACAACTACCAAGCTCTGCTGCTTCTCAGGGACAACAGTGAGCGGCTCCCTCAAAAGATCAACCTTCTCATCTCTCGCCATTGAGACCCAGAGGCACATAGGCTGCGTCTGATTATGGCCAACGGTATGTGTGTCAACGCCGGTGAAGCCCGTCCTCTTGAGAGCATCATCCCACTGCTCAAGCGTCAACATGGGACCCCAAGGGCGACCATACTCAGCGCCAGACCACCAAGCAGCGAAACCACCCATACCAATACCCAATCGCACGGCgtcgttgttgatgttctcgaAGCCGATGAGACGACCGCCGGGCTTCAAAAGACGACGGATGTTGCGGAGAGCACCCTCGACGTCGCCGGTTGCGTGCAGGGCCATTCCCGCCATCACGACGTGGTAAGATGACTCGGTAAAGCCTTGCTCTTCGATACTGTTGTTCATATCGAGAGCCTTGAAGTTAATGCGACCGGAGTagtccttgaacttctctTCTGCTTTGTCAAAGAAGGCAGTAGAGATGTCTGTGAAGGTGTACACCGAGAAGGCACCATCAATAGCGGGCAAAGCGTGGGATGTCGCACCACCAG
Coding sequences within it:
- a CDS encoding hypothetical protein (At least one base has a quality score < 10), with protein sequence MISPTGRSRMWDASADGYARGEGFASVILKTLSQALADGDPIECIIRETGDGKTPGLTVPSNVAQTALIRDVYQRAGLDITKPSDRPQLFHAHGTGTKAGDPKEAEAISTAFFSDDQPGDEKLYVVSIKTQIGHTEGTAGLASLLGTMMAMKNATVPPNMHFETLNPDIEPFYSNLEVPTSAKTWPDVHGSVKRASINSFGFGGTNAHAILESYEPALHSQPIATTEAESPRLYTPLLFSANSEKALKEVLSSYLSFLEERYETNMSDLAWTLYNRRSTLPYRSSVVVPAGSGNSQEAARSAILAEIERLTDSTHKLHRSSSVAAPKILGVFSGQGAQWPRMGAVLLESSSWARDKIAELDGYLAELPASDAPDFTLESELLAFKESSRVAEAAISQPLCTAVQVLLVDLIRELAGIQLSAVVGHSSGEIAAAYAAGFMTRRAAIVTAYYRGRYAKLAASPSSSDIKGAMAAVGTDEADALEFCALEDNAGRITVAAVNAPSSVTLSGDEDAIEEAIAVFQDEGKFARRLKVDTAYHSSHMQAAAGPYLEALQRSGVRFDEQVASKLRPLWFSSTNVDAAPMKRENLSPQYWIDNMVKPVMFAPALDCALAHSGPFDMALELGPHPALKGPALESLGSGTPYQGVLTRGKDDVESVADCFGAVWRNLGRGHVNFALIDATLSCRSSTHTAVRDLPSYPFTADSQVFWSESRFCAALRQMDGPVHPILGRRMVENSVPGMTQWRNILRAREIPWLRGHRLQGQVIFPGCGYAAMALEAAMILVRDLKDSPTVRLLSLYDLTMDQAIVFNDDSSSVETLVTMKTVESSHDELVVDFVCCSYHTHGLAPAVTSTHAHGRVVARLGAPSADAIPGQTAQDPARQFNLAPIEIDRFYTELAKHGYQYSPPFKGIVEIERKSDFAIGKIVDQSGPEWEDQVALAHPGLMDSGVQTVLAAMAAPGDGRLWCLQMLVGIDAIHVNPYFASAARGATMAWEASTTLGEDADSLGEAVGDMKMLSPDGQQAYIAVEGARMRPFTPATAANDSPLFSTWVYGPSEPDGVLASRVNRPQEVADAEIRSADNLDRLSLFYVRRLAELIPAGSKARDEAQEHFKRLLTWCDHVIGLVSRGEHHFLTPEMMNDTQAEVDRLLAEYANSNDFRLTHAAAKALLEVVPANEGNVHEYLTKDNMLNRYYEETLRYEASDQKMYNMMRQLAHIYPQMRVLEVGAGTGGATSHALPAIDGAFSVYTFTDISTAFFDKAEEKFKDYSGRINFKALDMNNSIEEQGFTESSYHVVMAGMALHATGDVEGALRNIRRLLKPGGRLIGFENINNDAVRLGIGMGGFAAWWSGAEYGRPWGPMLTLEQWDDALKRTGFTGVDTHTVGHNQTQPMCLWVSMARDEKVDLLREPLTVVPEKQQSLVVVGGKSLGMMDLVEKTKSLVAPFYQTTSHFRSIEALNDITEDQFPEGSSVLCLTELDEPVLRTVTDPKLDGLKTLWARGRNILWATKGAASEQPYNNMVVGLARSIRQEYPSITLQTVDLDSATVGDGSWVPSFVASALRRIELLDKWKREEIANGADLNDKLQWTQESEVRVVEKKTYMSRLNVNKELNHRFNSIRRIIHEDVDPQSPKTSFSLNASANAPVAAPVIGQISPLRVQPETDAAVPSYQVRIRKSLLQALRIGTLGYLRLCVGDADGKRVLALTPSAETPATTPQDLTVALPAGASEELSSMALLSTAAHIVAAQIAALVPQQKGSHIVIHEADPLVRTAIMNLFESHPAPSWRVSFTGCLIEGQQPQYLPGKTTWLAQEMSSRAIRKVLPPLTSSSLLVDFSAPKSPSSIVASAMTECLPWYARTEKSLIRNRVEVRTGDLGDAKAALQAAWSKASSMVIEARDRETIPLNHIEGFSAPTGQSLHLLDWTAPSVPVRVHPLDHHTDIFRSDKTYLLVGLSGEMGQSCCEWMAAHGARYVVLTSRYPKVDQRFIDNMEQAGVTVVPRKLDITSKESLHLCYQAITRTLPPIAGVANGAMLLQDVLFKDMDAANLNKVLAPKVNGSIYLDELFADTKLDFFLMFSSAASIVGSRGQANYAAANMFMASLVNNRRKRGLAASIINISALIGLGYIERQKIYDASFFKDIGIANTSAQGLHQLIAEAILAGQRFGPVEDIEGGEISQGIMPQFSDDEHKSFFIHDSKFSNMLIERVDGDADADASGNAAAVSLSRQLKRVTSKDQALRVITDAFTLKLKKMLRIPAETDVPESLALVDQGVDSLVAVDVRSWFLKELDTDMPVLKILGGNSILDLASDALERIPKALLDLDRDDDEASNAGQPLSDKKLPETSTSSSSSDIVTGDSDAVSQSSATDVSTTAKSTAGADTASIPPSLSDMKNNNGSDDRHKRELEDEAARKRHEHEEAAAKRREEIVKSSSEIVDEMSLVQSRFWFLTTALEDKTTFNVTISAHLKGRVDVGKLERALEGVAKRHEILRTRFFFGGKSLETPMQGVLSKPTVHLTSRHITSKADVEQEMEWLHSHPWNLGDWETIKLSLLSQSDTEHWLVLAFHHIVFDGYSLEIFWRDLAKAYNANGSIPTLPDAKQYRAYIAKQRQQNLSKPFEWRKAIEYYRKLIMPEPEPLPLLPFAKVSHRKLLENYSCYNAEITLEPSEAARIRKLAKANHSTSFHVYVAALQTLLFGLMPDSIDRLFVAMDDTNRLDKDFMDTIGLFVNTLFLRFDRTDYNKLSFSDAVKAARTKTYKALEHSVLPLDVLLKELCITRHGDAVPVAQVLIDYRVSHKEWFRLGDCRAEMGTGRAERQGSDIAFYILDDSDEQNGGSVRVGVEVQSTLYDGEHAEMLIRAYTNLLRKVTADEAGSKMALKSLPPWNEDDLSISLGPTIDAWPNADTLSHRIEEMIHENPSAPALDDETSQLSYEQMGRRIDEIASSLISAGLSENDFIGVFQETGVDWICSMLAILKLGMTYVPLYPPIGMPRLAANVQVAQPQAVLVDNSTADNFDQLGTQSAQMIHVPVAGSSTPEVSIRAQPDQRAMILCTSGSTGIPKAVIHTNRSLKALVEPHAIVQEQDKPSYAARVLQQSAFSFDLSIDQTMLALCNGGCVFVVPSSKRGDPLGTVDMIARHNITYTMCTPSEYSIWHRFARDPLLNCTVWENASSSGGPLSTGLVRAFAGLELPHLRVFNHCGPTETTVTNRIELDFNDYAEGEKAQMRYVTDVGFPCANYSTYIVDENMKLVPRGYPGEIVVGGAGVADGYLGRPDLTKEKFMPDPWTSSKQWKIMYRTGDRGKLRANGMVDILGRIEGGTQVKLRGYRIELGDVESAILSAAHGVLSDAVVTLRYPEDRHEDHDDDGFLVAHIVVADKSLRRPEVESFLRKIISKLPLPHYMLPALMMPIDRFPLTAHQKPDRNAIAALPLPAFTPATANDAAVEEGSLESETQKKIAKMWRTLVPASASAAITADTDFFHVGGSSLLLIKLQGMIRKEFNVSLRLLNLMAASKLREMAALVNDEVSGGDIDWERETKIPDEWLSLPQVASQKADGSLHVLVTGATGFLGRNLMFHLAESPQVSEIHCLIRDASITDPSDKVTLWRGDLSQPNLGLSDADFTRLSNSVDVIIHCGANRSFWDDYRSLRAVNVTSVAELVRLALPHRLPVHVLSSGAVKRYGDGHPPVDGSNGYVASKWAAEGLLRDAAKRAGLPVFIHRPAPTLGDGQTGDEDTITSDELLRLAKAISLRPDPTGLNGTGHFAPIDQISNCIVDTVLQPSDQSQDGVQIIEHAGTKTLSMGEFANLCEQLPELKELPTAKVLQWFGQAKKQGLKQFLTALEVEFSDDKGDTAVMSR